A stretch of Anaeromyxobacter dehalogenans 2CP-1 DNA encodes these proteins:
- a CDS encoding SRPBCC family protein translates to MTLRIDERYEVGAPVAAAWDLLVDPRRVVACVPGGALDAVVDARTYDGHVRVRLAGITFAYRGRVRLAEVDVPGRRVRIVGEARAPGGDGTARLSLESWLVPRPGRRTEVVAEASVNVGGALVALGRGFLEALGHEVFRVFAARVRAALEGEAPPADEPLRALPLLAGAARAWLSGGAGPRG, encoded by the coding sequence ATGACGCTCCGGATCGACGAGCGGTACGAGGTCGGGGCGCCGGTCGCGGCCGCGTGGGACCTCCTCGTGGATCCGCGCCGGGTGGTGGCCTGCGTGCCCGGAGGCGCGCTCGACGCGGTGGTGGACGCGCGCACCTACGACGGCCACGTGCGGGTGCGCCTCGCCGGGATCACGTTCGCCTATCGCGGCCGCGTCCGGCTCGCGGAGGTCGACGTCCCGGGGCGGCGCGTGCGCATCGTGGGCGAGGCGCGCGCGCCCGGCGGCGACGGCACGGCGCGCCTGTCGCTGGAGAGCTGGCTGGTGCCGCGCCCCGGCCGGCGCACGGAGGTGGTGGCGGAGGCCTCGGTGAACGTGGGCGGCGCGCTGGTGGCGCTGGGGCGCGGCTTCCTCGAGGCGCTCGGGCACGAGGTGTTCCGCGTGTTCGCCGCACGGGTCCGCGCGGCGCTGGAGGGGGAGGCCCCGCCCGCGGACGAGCCGCTGCGCGCGCTCCCCCTGCTGGCCGGCGCGGCGCGCGCGTGGCTCTCCGGCGGGGCCGGGCCGCGGGGTTGA
- a CDS encoding glycoside hydrolase family 16 protein: protein MDPLIRPAMAAALAVACGCGLLSPGEPPAAPTAPVPGWTAPDAPIPAPPPPAGVAPEAPLPGYALAWHDEFDGTAVDPARWNVEARHWRDALNDPAAVTVQDGLLRITTFTDEAGVHHTGYLQTVGLFELTYGYLEARIRFHEVPGTWCAFWLYPETYGHPIGDPGTAGVEIDVVEHRVVDGGGWNVRDLVMSGINWDGFGPDWKKVHRTQPPPDGGPVWGAWRTFSVLWTPAGYTFYVDQQPLWSTSAAVSHRSQPIYLTCEVKQRSWAGTIPAGGYGPAATSDDFMEVDWVRAWQPAP from the coding sequence GTGGACCCGCTGATCCGGCCCGCGATGGCCGCCGCGCTCGCCGTGGCGTGCGGGTGCGGCCTGCTCTCGCCGGGCGAGCCGCCCGCCGCGCCCACCGCGCCGGTGCCCGGGTGGACGGCGCCGGACGCCCCCATCCCGGCGCCGCCGCCGCCCGCCGGCGTGGCGCCGGAGGCGCCGCTCCCCGGCTACGCGCTCGCGTGGCACGACGAGTTCGACGGGACGGCGGTGGACCCGGCGCGCTGGAACGTGGAGGCCCGCCACTGGCGCGACGCGCTCAACGACCCGGCGGCGGTCACCGTGCAGGATGGCCTGCTGCGGATCACGACCTTCACCGACGAGGCCGGCGTCCACCACACCGGATATCTCCAGACGGTCGGCCTGTTCGAGCTGACCTACGGCTACCTGGAGGCGCGCATCCGCTTCCACGAGGTGCCCGGCACCTGGTGCGCGTTCTGGCTCTACCCGGAGACGTACGGCCACCCCATCGGCGACCCCGGCACCGCCGGCGTGGAGATCGACGTCGTGGAGCACCGGGTGGTGGACGGCGGCGGCTGGAACGTGCGCGACCTGGTGATGTCGGGCATCAACTGGGACGGCTTCGGCCCGGACTGGAAGAAGGTGCACCGGACCCAGCCGCCGCCCGACGGCGGGCCGGTGTGGGGCGCGTGGCGCACCTTCTCGGTCCTCTGGACGCCCGCGGGCTACACGTTCTACGTGGACCAGCAGCCGCTCTGGAGCACCTCGGCCGCGGTGTCGCACCGGTCCCAGCCCATCTACCTCACCTGCGAGGTGAAGCAGCGGAGCTGGGCCGGGACGATCCCCGCCGGCGGCTACGGACCCGCGGCGACGAGCGACGACTTCATGGAGGTGGACTGGGTGCGCGCGTGGCAGCCGGCGCCCTGA
- a CDS encoding DEAD/DEAH box helicase, with translation MRGDGRKAMVPRLSPTFADLNLSEKTLQALERAGFEHPTPIQAQAIPPALGGRDVIGAAATGTGKTAAFLLPIIERLGGGAPAPKDRPAAAHGKPGPRALVLAPTRELAVQIAGELDRFGRGRHVRGALVIGGVGMGAQSAALRDHEVIVATPGRLVDHLQQGTARLDGLEVLVLDEADRMLDMGFAPQLKRILARVPKVRQTLLFSATMAGEVAEFARAHLRDPVRVEVARSGTLAERAEQRVFLPEQREKLPLLMALLEEDDLSTLVFTRTKRRADKVAKALQRAGHKVARIHADRSQAQRRMALEGFRDGQYRVLVATDIAARGIDVAEIGHVVNFDLPHVPEDYVHRVGRTARMAASGRASAFASPEELDLLRDIERLTRAPIPRAEVPREHATFQAELQRADAAQANPGPGARPAGMNRNRRRAAAHRDRLAGGKGAEGAATAGERATRAQPAASAPRRSAPAAAGAGSKPRRVGSWGPKKRR, from the coding sequence ATGCGCGGCGACGGCCGAAAGGCTATGGTGCCGCGCTTGAGCCCGACCTTTGCAGACCTGAACCTCTCCGAGAAGACGCTCCAGGCGCTGGAGCGCGCCGGCTTCGAGCACCCCACGCCCATCCAGGCGCAGGCCATCCCGCCCGCGCTGGGCGGCCGCGACGTGATCGGCGCCGCCGCGACCGGCACCGGCAAGACCGCCGCGTTCCTGCTCCCCATCATCGAGCGGCTGGGCGGGGGAGCGCCGGCGCCGAAGGATCGCCCGGCGGCCGCGCACGGCAAGCCCGGACCGCGCGCGCTGGTGCTCGCGCCCACGCGCGAGCTGGCGGTCCAGATCGCCGGCGAGCTGGACCGGTTCGGCCGCGGGCGCCACGTCCGCGGCGCGCTGGTGATCGGCGGCGTGGGGATGGGCGCGCAGAGCGCGGCGCTGCGCGACCACGAGGTGATCGTGGCCACCCCCGGACGCCTGGTGGACCACCTGCAGCAGGGCACCGCGCGGCTGGACGGCCTCGAGGTGCTGGTGCTGGACGAGGCCGACCGGATGCTGGACATGGGCTTCGCGCCCCAGCTGAAGCGGATCCTCGCCCGCGTCCCCAAGGTCCGCCAGACCCTGCTGTTCTCGGCGACCATGGCCGGCGAGGTGGCCGAGTTCGCGCGCGCGCACCTGCGCGATCCGGTGCGGGTCGAGGTGGCGCGGAGCGGCACGCTCGCCGAGCGGGCCGAGCAGCGGGTGTTCCTGCCCGAGCAGCGGGAGAAGCTGCCGCTCCTCATGGCGCTGCTGGAGGAGGACGACCTGTCCACGCTCGTGTTCACCCGCACCAAGCGGCGCGCCGACAAGGTGGCGAAGGCGCTGCAGCGGGCCGGGCACAAGGTGGCGCGCATCCACGCCGACCGCTCGCAGGCGCAGCGCCGCATGGCGCTGGAGGGCTTCCGCGACGGCCAGTACCGCGTGCTCGTCGCCACCGACATCGCGGCGCGCGGCATCGACGTGGCGGAGATCGGCCACGTGGTGAACTTCGACCTGCCGCACGTGCCGGAGGACTACGTGCACCGGGTCGGGCGGACCGCGCGCATGGCCGCGAGCGGCCGGGCCTCCGCGTTCGCCTCGCCGGAGGAGCTCGACCTCCTCCGCGACATCGAGCGGCTCACCCGCGCCCCCATCCCGCGCGCCGAGGTGCCGCGCGAGCACGCCACCTTCCAGGCGGAGCTCCAGCGGGCCGACGCGGCGCAGGCGAACCCGGGCCCGGGCGCGCGCCCGGCCGGCATGAACCGCAACCGCCGGCGCGCCGCGGCGCACCGCGATCGGCTGGCGGGCGGCAAGGGCGCGGAGGGCGCCGCCACCGCGGGCGAGCGGGCAACGCGCGCGCAGCCCGCGGCGTCCGCCCCGCGACGGAGCGCGCCCGCCGCCGCCGGCGCGGGCTCGAAGCCGCGCCGCGTCGGCTCGTGGGGCCCGAAGAAGCGCCGCTAG
- a CDS encoding response regulator transcription factor, protein MTGLDPERFRVLFVEDDERLAALTTRYLESHGHAVTWVADGQLGLAEALKGQHDVVILDLMLPRKSGLEVCRELRARLPVPIIMLTALGEEADRVLGLETGADDYLAKPFSSRELLARLRALVRRGRGSLGPPREVIRVGDLELSPRDWSASRAGRPLRLTTAEFVLLRVLAERAGRVLTREQLLDLTKGSADEAFDRSIDAHISRLRHKLGDDPRRPALLKTVRGAGYVLAAGPEGA, encoded by the coding sequence ATGACCGGGCTCGATCCCGAACGCTTCCGCGTCCTGTTCGTCGAGGACGACGAGCGGCTCGCGGCGCTGACCACCCGCTACCTCGAGTCGCACGGGCACGCCGTGACCTGGGTGGCCGACGGGCAGCTCGGGCTGGCCGAGGCGCTGAAGGGCCAGCACGACGTGGTCATCCTCGATCTGATGCTGCCGCGGAAGTCCGGGCTGGAGGTGTGCCGCGAGCTCCGCGCGCGGCTGCCGGTGCCGATCATCATGCTCACCGCGCTCGGCGAGGAGGCCGACCGCGTGCTCGGCCTGGAGACCGGCGCGGACGACTACCTCGCGAAGCCGTTCTCGTCGCGCGAGCTGCTGGCCCGCCTGCGCGCGCTGGTCCGGCGCGGCCGCGGGTCGCTCGGGCCGCCGCGGGAGGTGATCCGCGTGGGCGATCTCGAGCTCTCGCCCCGCGACTGGTCGGCGTCGCGCGCCGGGCGGCCGCTGCGGCTCACCACCGCCGAGTTCGTGCTGCTGCGCGTCCTGGCGGAGCGCGCCGGCCGCGTGCTCACCCGCGAGCAGCTCCTCGACCTCACCAAGGGCAGCGCCGACGAGGCGTTCGACCGCTCCATCGACGCCCACATCTCGCGCCTGCGCCACAAGCTCGGCGACGACCCTCGCCGGCCCGCGCTCCTCAAGACGGTCCGCGGCGCCGGGTACGTGCTCGCCGCCGGGCCGGAGGGCGCGTGA
- a CDS encoding hotdog domain-containing protein, whose protein sequence is MRPTDTTCEHLLPLSTDPALRRRFMVLKDPIPGNFRFGVLLEVLDRLAADTAMAYAQRFQPGARVVTAALDEIVVRRVADVTRDVRCLARINHVGRTSMEVGIRVESAPDRAHLASCYFTMVARDGDGPGARSVAVPPLELADDVERVRAARAAARRAAYRREQDSLVEPPSRDEFLLLSALHREQEAPGFAGVRARDVVTETWERTYPEQENLSAVIFGGYIMRRAYELASICAERVALDRPVMAAVNRVNFFHPVQIGDKLHLTSRVVYTDGAMVCIETGIERISRDRSARALSNSCRFTFVNIDRDLRPVPVPTLHPSDYAEDARYLAARRDLRGLEERSAKGWLLSYLAGAQRG, encoded by the coding sequence ATGCGCCCCACCGACACCACCTGCGAGCACCTCCTCCCCCTCTCCACCGATCCCGCGCTGCGGCGCCGCTTCATGGTGCTGAAGGATCCCATCCCCGGGAACTTCCGCTTCGGCGTGCTGCTGGAGGTGCTCGACCGGCTGGCCGCCGACACCGCCATGGCGTACGCGCAGCGCTTCCAGCCCGGCGCGAGGGTGGTGACCGCCGCGCTCGACGAGATCGTGGTCCGCCGCGTGGCCGACGTGACGCGGGACGTGCGCTGCCTGGCCCGCATCAACCACGTCGGCCGGACGTCGATGGAGGTCGGGATCCGGGTGGAGTCCGCGCCGGACCGAGCGCACCTCGCCTCCTGCTACTTCACCATGGTGGCGCGCGACGGCGACGGCCCGGGCGCCCGCAGCGTCGCGGTCCCGCCGCTCGAGCTGGCGGACGACGTCGAGCGGGTGCGCGCCGCCCGCGCCGCCGCACGCCGGGCCGCGTACCGCCGCGAGCAGGACAGCCTGGTGGAGCCGCCCTCGCGCGACGAGTTCCTGCTGCTGTCCGCGCTGCACCGCGAGCAGGAGGCGCCCGGCTTCGCGGGCGTCCGGGCACGCGACGTGGTCACCGAGACCTGGGAGCGCACCTACCCCGAGCAGGAGAACCTCTCGGCGGTGATCTTCGGCGGCTACATCATGCGCCGCGCGTACGAGCTGGCGTCGATCTGCGCCGAGCGCGTGGCGCTCGACCGCCCGGTGATGGCGGCCGTGAACCGGGTGAACTTCTTCCACCCGGTCCAGATCGGCGACAAGCTCCACCTCACCAGCCGCGTGGTCTACACCGACGGCGCCATGGTCTGCATCGAGACCGGCATCGAGCGGATCAGCCGGGACCGCAGCGCCCGCGCGCTCTCCAACTCGTGCCGCTTCACGTTCGTGAACATCGACCGCGACCTGCGGCCGGTCCCGGTGCCCACGCTGCACCCGTCCGACTACGCCGAGGACGCGCGCTACCTGGCCGCGCGGCGCGACCTGCGCGGCCTGGAGGAGCGCAGCGCGAAGGGCTGGCTGCTCTCCTACCTGGCCGGCGCCCAGCGGGGCTGA
- the aroG gene encoding 3-deoxy-7-phosphoheptulonate synthase AroG yields MPYRTDDLRIRGIKELAPPSHLIREFPCTEKASAVVHGARQAIHRILHGMDDRLVVVVGPCSIHDTKAAKEYAARLLDERVRHAEDLEVVMRVYFEKPRTTVGWKGLINDPGLDKTYDINRGLRVARELLLDVGEIGVPAGCEYLDMITPQYIADLVSWGAIGARTTESQVHRELASGLSCPVGFKNGTDGNVAIAIDAIKAAQQPHHFLSVTKGGHSAIVSTNGNEDCHIILRGGRAPNYDAASVDAACQEIGKAGLAQRLMIDASHANSQKKPENQIPVCANVAAQVAGGEVRVVGVMIESHLVAGRQDLKVGKPLTYGQSVTDGCLGWEDTVRVLDGLAAAVRDRRVKEAGFNGGAEAAPA; encoded by the coding sequence ATGCCCTACAGAACGGACGACCTCCGCATCCGCGGGATCAAGGAGCTCGCCCCGCCGTCGCACCTGATCCGCGAGTTCCCCTGCACCGAGAAGGCGTCGGCCGTCGTCCACGGCGCGCGCCAGGCCATCCACCGGATCCTCCACGGGATGGACGACCGCCTGGTCGTGGTGGTGGGCCCCTGCTCGATCCACGACACGAAGGCGGCGAAGGAGTACGCCGCGCGGCTCCTGGACGAGCGCGTGCGCCACGCGGAGGACCTCGAGGTCGTGATGCGCGTCTACTTCGAGAAGCCGCGCACCACGGTCGGCTGGAAGGGGCTCATCAACGACCCGGGCCTCGACAAGACCTACGACATCAACCGCGGCCTGCGCGTCGCGCGCGAGCTCCTGCTGGACGTGGGCGAGATCGGCGTGCCGGCCGGCTGCGAGTACCTCGACATGATCACGCCGCAGTACATCGCGGACCTGGTCTCCTGGGGCGCGATCGGCGCGCGCACCACCGAGAGCCAGGTGCACCGCGAGCTCGCCTCCGGCCTCTCCTGCCCGGTCGGCTTCAAGAACGGCACCGACGGCAACGTCGCCATCGCGATCGACGCCATCAAGGCGGCGCAGCAGCCGCACCACTTCCTGTCGGTGACGAAGGGCGGCCACTCGGCCATCGTCTCCACCAACGGGAACGAGGACTGCCACATCATCCTGCGCGGCGGGCGCGCCCCGAACTACGACGCCGCCAGCGTGGACGCCGCCTGCCAGGAGATCGGCAAGGCCGGCCTGGCGCAGCGGCTCATGATCGACGCGAGCCACGCGAACAGCCAGAAGAAGCCGGAGAACCAGATCCCGGTCTGCGCGAACGTGGCGGCGCAGGTGGCCGGTGGGGAGGTCCGCGTGGTGGGCGTCATGATCGAGAGCCACCTCGTGGCCGGGCGGCAGGACCTGAAGGTCGGCAAGCCGCTCACCTACGGGCAGAGCGTCACCGACGGCTGCCTGGGCTGGGAGGACACGGTGCGCGTGCTGGACGGCCTCGCGGCCGCGGTGCGCGACCGCCGGGTGAAGGAGGCGGGCTTCAACGGCGGCGCCGAGGCCGCGCCCGCCTGA
- a CDS encoding helix-turn-helix transcriptional regulator codes for MPSHGHLLRVEPRSLPRPALALVPPPAGAGVIRLGPDELVVFTTPGAAGGAAPCPAGPRFRGLRAVHACYAPAPSTEAWLRGVLDALVAMAPGGGGWFARLDGLAAGRGAAILAPGGAAARPDLAGAELLQEVGVECYRALSQPRPPVELLSRRLRALLPPAVERRALAALLRHGMADALVLSAGELDGVALTLGLRLEPGVRPPSRTVGLLRHVAGHLGTARRLRGGLAPEAACSRPARRSIAPAAVGALRQAGAVVREEPAAALRRWGELLRGEYALVDHWREDGAGHVLARRCDEPGDPAALHPVEGDVLRAVLDGLAAPQVGALRAVTRATVSLHLASARARLRCASRRELLALAAAFPEAMGAAPGAP; via the coding sequence ATGCCCTCCCACGGCCACCTGCTTCGCGTCGAGCCGCGTTCCCTCCCGCGCCCCGCGCTCGCGCTCGTCCCCCCTCCGGCCGGCGCCGGCGTCATCCGCCTCGGCCCGGACGAGCTGGTGGTGTTCACCACGCCCGGCGCCGCGGGCGGGGCCGCGCCCTGCCCGGCGGGGCCGCGCTTCCGCGGGTTGCGGGCGGTCCACGCGTGCTACGCGCCGGCCCCGAGCACCGAGGCGTGGCTGCGCGGCGTGCTCGACGCGCTCGTCGCGATGGCGCCGGGCGGGGGCGGCTGGTTCGCGCGCCTGGACGGGCTCGCCGCCGGGCGTGGCGCGGCGATCCTCGCGCCGGGCGGCGCGGCCGCGCGGCCGGACCTGGCCGGCGCCGAGCTGCTGCAGGAGGTCGGGGTCGAGTGCTACCGCGCGCTCTCGCAGCCCCGCCCACCGGTGGAGCTGCTCTCGCGGCGGCTCCGCGCGCTGCTGCCGCCGGCGGTGGAGCGCCGGGCGCTGGCGGCGCTCCTGCGGCACGGGATGGCCGACGCGCTGGTCCTCTCGGCCGGCGAGTTGGACGGGGTCGCGCTCACGCTGGGCCTGCGGCTCGAGCCAGGGGTGCGCCCGCCGTCGCGCACCGTGGGGCTGCTCCGCCACGTGGCCGGGCACCTCGGCACCGCACGGCGGTTGCGCGGCGGGCTCGCGCCGGAGGCCGCGTGCAGCCGCCCGGCGCGCCGGAGCATCGCGCCGGCGGCGGTCGGCGCCCTCCGGCAGGCCGGGGCGGTCGTCCGGGAGGAGCCGGCGGCCGCCCTGCGGCGGTGGGGCGAGCTGCTGCGCGGCGAGTACGCGCTCGTCGATCACTGGCGCGAGGACGGCGCCGGCCACGTCCTGGCCCGCCGCTGCGACGAGCCGGGCGATCCGGCCGCGCTCCACCCGGTGGAGGGCGACGTGCTGCGGGCGGTGCTCGACGGGCTCGCGGCGCCGCAGGTCGGTGCGCTGCGCGCGGTGACCCGCGCGACCGTCTCCCTCCACCTCGCGAGCGCGCGCGCCCGGCTGCGCTGCGCCTCGCGGCGGGAGCTGCTGGCGCTGGCGGCGGCGTTCCCGGAGGCGATGGGCGCCGCGCCGGGCGCGCCCTGA
- a CDS encoding DNA topoisomerase IB, with the protein MRAIERLQEIGLRRAGTPRTGFRWVRPDGRPAAAEDAERARRLALPPAWTDVRVSPVAGAKLQAIGRDRAGRWQYRYHPEFMRRRSGAKYRRLLRFAAALPRIRARVTRDLRRRGLGRERVLAAMVRILATCPMRPGSEAYAREHGSYGLTTVRPRHVRVQGDRLVFDYRGKSGKRQVRELEDAPVARLVRTLLRVPGRDVFKFEEEGEVVDVRRRHLNAYLREAAGAPFTAKDFRTWAGTVLCASELARREREIVPGRTSRRQLEVAAVKVVAGRLGNTPSVARASYVSPAVLQAFGRGKVIGCCYAPDEVGVAVTRGLHRVEAALVRLLREEEAPAPRAGAAPASRVGGAPIARPAGRPGFAARDRIRAAARAPAP; encoded by the coding sequence ATGCGCGCCATCGAGAGGCTCCAGGAGATCGGGCTGCGCCGCGCCGGCACGCCGCGCACCGGGTTCCGCTGGGTCCGCCCGGACGGCCGCCCGGCGGCCGCGGAGGACGCCGAGCGCGCGCGGCGCCTCGCGCTGCCGCCGGCGTGGACGGACGTGCGGGTCAGCCCGGTCGCCGGCGCCAAGCTGCAGGCGATCGGCCGGGATCGCGCCGGACGCTGGCAGTACCGCTATCACCCGGAGTTCATGCGCCGCCGCTCCGGGGCGAAGTACCGGCGGCTGCTCCGCTTCGCCGCCGCGCTCCCGAGGATCCGCGCGCGCGTGACCCGCGACCTGCGCCGCCGCGGCCTGGGGCGGGAGCGGGTGCTCGCGGCGATGGTGCGGATCCTCGCCACCTGCCCGATGCGGCCGGGCAGCGAGGCGTACGCGCGCGAGCACGGGAGCTACGGGCTCACCACGGTCCGGCCCCGGCACGTGCGCGTGCAGGGCGACCGGCTCGTGTTCGACTACCGCGGCAAGTCCGGCAAGCGGCAGGTGCGCGAGCTGGAGGACGCGCCGGTGGCGCGGCTGGTGCGCACGCTGCTGCGAGTGCCGGGGCGCGACGTGTTCAAGTTCGAGGAGGAGGGCGAGGTGGTGGACGTGCGGCGCCGCCACCTGAACGCGTACCTGCGCGAGGCGGCGGGGGCGCCGTTCACCGCGAAGGACTTCCGGACCTGGGCCGGCACGGTGCTCTGCGCGAGCGAGCTGGCGCGGCGGGAGCGGGAGATCGTCCCGGGTCGGACCAGCCGGCGGCAGCTCGAGGTCGCCGCGGTGAAGGTCGTCGCGGGCAGGCTCGGCAACACGCCGTCGGTGGCGCGCGCCTCGTACGTGAGCCCGGCCGTGCTGCAGGCGTTCGGGCGGGGGAAGGTGATCGGCTGCTGCTACGCGCCGGACGAGGTCGGCGTGGCCGTGACGCGCGGGTTGCACCGGGTCGAGGCGGCGCTGGTCCGGCTCCTGCGCGAGGAGGAGGCGCCGGCCCCGAGGGCCGGGGCGGCGCCGGCGTCCCGCGTCGGGGGCGCGCCCATCGCCCGCCCGGCCGGGAGGCCCGGCTTCGCCGCGCGCGACCGGATCCGCGCGGCGGCGCGGGCGCCGGCCCCGTGA